GATCGGTgagtgctggggcagggccgTGTGTGACacggggggcagccccgggtGGGCAGCGAGCGGCTGCTGTGCGCTGCCTGCAGGGTCTCCTGCAACCTGTAACCCCAGGAGAAGCCACAAAGCTCCGCACCGGCTTTGTTACTGAAATGTCCTGGAGGCAGCGGTGCTGGTAGCCTCTGCTCTGCACATGTGTGCAGAGAGAAACCAGCCCAACCGGCACAGCAGCTCCCATGGGCGGGAGAAGCCGAGCTCCTGCGCAGGGAGGTGGCAGCCACCTCCGTCTGGAGCAGAAACCTGCTGCCCGTGGTGGCCCCAGTGATATGCGGGTCCTGGGCTGTGCCCCGGGCAGgtggagctgggaggaggatgAGGGACGGGGCTCGCACCAGCCTGGCTGTTACCAGCAGCCTGCGCCAGGCTCAGCTCTCCCCGATCTCTCCTAGATGAGGTGCGGGCTGGGATCTACCGGCAGCTCTTCCACCCCGAGCAGCTCATCACCGGCAAGGAGGACGCTGCCAACAACTACGCCCGCGGGCACTACACCATCGGCAAGGAGATCATCGACCAAGTGCTGGACAGGATCCGGAAACTGGTGGGTAACTGCTGCTGGGGACGTGtcccctgggctgggctgtgtcGTCCTGCTGGGGGTCAGAGCCCCCCTGTGCCCTGGGAGGGGTCTGTAGATGCTcgtggcagggatggggaaggtcCTGAAGGACTTCTGGACAGGCAGGTGTTGACAGGGAGATCAGCAGCAGAGCAATCTcatgcttctctctctccctgcaggcTGACCAGTGCACGGGCCTCCAGGGCTTCCTCGTTTTTCATAGCTTCGGAGGCGGCACCGGCTCCGGATTCACCTCCCTGCTGATGGAGCGACTCTCTGTTGACTACGGCAAGAAGTCCAAGCTCGAGTTCTCCATCTACCCTGCCCCACAGGTCTCCACCGCTGTGGTGGAGCCCTACAACTCCATCCTCACCACCCACACCACCCTGGAGCACTCGGACTGTGCTTTCATGGTGGACAACGAGGCCATCTATGATATCTGCCGCAGGAACCTGGACATCGAGCGCCCGACCTACACCAACCTCAACCGCCTCATCAGTCAGATCGTCTCCTCCATCACCGCCTCGTTGAGGTTTGACGGGGCCCTGAACGTCGACCTGACCGAGTTCCAGACCAACCTGGTGCCCTACCCTCGCATCCACTTCCCCCTGGCCACCTACGCCCCCGTCATCTCTGCAGAGAAGGCCTACCACGAGCAGCTGTCGGTGGCCGAGATCACCAACTCGTGCTTCGAGCCGGCCAACCAGATGGTGAAGTGCGACCCTCGGCACGGCAAGTACATGGCGTGCTGCCTGCTGTACCGCGGGGACGTGGTGCCCAAGGACGTCAACGCCGCCATCGCCACCATCAAGACCAAGCGCAGCATCCAGTTCGTGGACTGGTGCCCCACGGGCTTCAAGGTGGGCATCAACTACCAGCCGCCCACCGTGGTGCCGGGGGGGGACCTGGCCAAGGTGCAGCGTGCCGTCTGCATGCTGAGCAACACCACGGCCATCGCCGAGGCCTGGGCTCGCCTCGACCACAAGTTCGACCTGATGTACGCCAAGCGCGCCTTCGTGCACTGGTACGTGGGCGAGGGCATGGAGGAGGGCGAGTTCTCCGAGGCGCGCGAGGACATGGCTGCCCTGGAGAAGGATTACGAGGAGGTGGGCCTGGACTCCTACGAGGACGAAGAGGAGGGCGAGGAGTAGAGACGCCGCGGCCCAAGGGGACCTTGCTCCTTCTCCCGTGTCTCCTGCGGGAACCTTTTGCAATAAACCGTTTGAGAGCCTCCGTGTCTCCCAGTAACCCCCCGGCTGCGTTGGTTTCTTGCCAGGTCAGGTGTGTggtgagtgctgctgctgctgctgctgctgctgctgctgctatgcTTCCTCCCTTGCACTCTGCTctttctcctgctccagctgactCCCCACGCAGGTAAGTGTCCCCGGGGCCACAGCGCACATCCCGCACTGCTCCCTGGTCCAGGCAGGGTGGGTACCGCTTCCTCCTGTGGA
This sequence is a window from Cygnus olor isolate bCygOlo1 chromosome 6, bCygOlo1.pri.v2, whole genome shotgun sequence. Protein-coding genes within it:
- the LOC121072609 gene encoding tubulin alpha-5 chain → MRECISVHVGQAGVQMGNTCWELYCLEHGIQPDGQMPSDKTIGGGDDSFTTFFCETGAGKHVPRAIFVDLEPTVIDEVRAGIYRQLFHPEQLITGKEDAANNYARGHYTIGKEIIDQVLDRIRKLADQCTGLQGFLVFHSFGGGTGSGFTSLLMERLSVDYGKKSKLEFSIYPAPQVSTAVVEPYNSILTTHTTLEHSDCAFMVDNEAIYDICRRNLDIERPTYTNLNRLISQIVSSITASLRFDGALNVDLTEFQTNLVPYPRIHFPLATYAPVISAEKAYHEQLSVAEITNSCFEPANQMVKCDPRHGKYMACCLLYRGDVVPKDVNAAIATIKTKRSIQFVDWCPTGFKVGINYQPPTVVPGGDLAKVQRAVCMLSNTTAIAEAWARLDHKFDLMYAKRAFVHWYVGEGMEEGEFSEAREDMAALEKDYEEVGLDSYEDEEEGEE